gaaataattaattaagatatatatattttttcttattttcttattttgtcccctttttttagattaaaactagggaaataaactaaaaaaatattgacaataaatatatgatagtataggaaaaaaataaacagataatatttatttaaaatcaccTCAACTCTGATCTTGCCCATGTTTAGGgctaattgaaaaggaaattctACTTTCATACATACAGTACAAGAAGAAAAGATGCATAGATATTTGAGGGGAGGGCCAGTTTATTAGAGTCTTCTTTGGGGACCGCTACAGTtctgaaaacacctaaaaaagaagagaagggaaaacaaaatacatttgAATCGTTTCAATCAATTTAGCGTTGTTATTATGTTTCAATTTATGAATCTGGGTTAGTTCAGATCAATGCTAGGGTTTGAGTCGATGGAAGGGCCTGAAGTGCAGCAAATAGAATTGGGGAGGAGCCCAGAGAGTCACAGTGATTCTGATCCTCTGCTACCGAACCAGGCTGATAGCGAACCAAGTTCCATTCAAGAAATTAGTATTCTTAACGATGATGATATTGAAAACGGTTCTGTTCCTTGCTGCCGTATCTGTCTCGAAACCGATTGCGAAGAAGGTAACAtttcaagacttttttttttttaaatgaagttCATGAGTCatgtttgttgtttgtttgatttttaattttgttttatttttataggtgATGAAATTCTTAatgttcaattatttttctaggtgATGAATTGATATCTCCATGCATGTGCAAAGGTACCCAGCAGTTTGTTCATCGTTCATGCCTTGATCACTGGCGCTCAGTTAAGGTAAAGTAATTGCTGTACGTGTGTGTTTTTGGGGTTTGGAtttataatacaatttttttctgaATGAAAATCTAATCTAAATAGGAAGGATTTGCTTTCTCTCATTGTACAACTTGTAAAGCTCAATTTCATCTCCGAGTTGCTTTGTTCGAGGACAACTCTTGGCGCAAAATGAAATTCAGACTTTTTGTTACAAGGGATGTTGTCATTGTATTTTTGGCTGTGCAAACTGTGAGTAATCTTACTTTCCTCTTTGTTGGCTAAAATACTTCCATCCTATTCCTATTAATGCACTATAACACTACTTTCTGCAATCTCAAGCCTattttcttcatatatatatatatatatatatatatatatatattggaaggGTCAaggtaatttttcctttttttacttTATGTTCGAAGCCCATATATTTCCAAACTATAAATGTTTTCGAGGTCTTGCGTTGCTTCCACATCATTGcataggaatcacttgatttGTACAACTTTTCCTTTATGGTTATCATAAGCAGTGATGATGACATATTAATGTACTTTTCCATTATGCTGGAAAACTTGTCTGGAATGACAAAATAATTGATAAGAACTTGTCTGCAACTTTCTTTATGGTTATCATAAGCATGTTGATTTGCCTTTTCAATCCTCTGATTTTCAGTTTCCAGTTGCTGATTTAACTTTTCTAAGCTTCCAGAATTTTGTGTTCTTGTTTCTGCTTCTTCAGATTGCTCTTGACCTTATGTGGCTGTTTGTAAGCTTCAAGTTGTAGTTTTTGCAAAACGGGTTCCTGTGTAGCTTTTTCTACATTATGCACtagtttttcttgttcttgtatTGACCCACATCGTTGTTGATCTACCTTTGACACTTATGGGTTAGGATTTTCTACTTGTTGTCTTTGCTTTTTCTGGATGCAGGACAAGTTCTAGGGGACAGTTTGTAGTTGGTTGTTCTTGCTGCAAACATGATTGGGACCTTCATTGCTCCACTTTTTGAATTTGCTGTTTACTCAAATCAGGCTGCATAGTTGTCTGTCTTTGTGTCGTTTCCTTCATTTGCGGATTTTCCATGAGTTGCTAGAGCATCAATAAACCATGGAATCTCATGCAGCTCATACTCTGTTAAGATGCTTCTATAGGATCTCCCATGATGTGAGAATGTAGTGGAGAAATAGGCTCGGCTGATGCAGGACAAATCTAGGGTAACATTCGTAGTTGGCTGTTTATTAGGTTAGGTTGTAGAATTTAGGGCTTTAACCAGCAGAATCTGAGTCAAGCATCTCAAGTTCTTAGGCACATTGAAAAACAGATCTGAAAgtaaagaaactggaaaaaaaacagaaataaactTCTAGCCTCGCACTAAAAGTTTTAGTACTCACTCCTAGATTGAAAGCCTTAAACTCTCACATAATTTAGCAAAAAGCTTCACTTCATTCAATATATAAATCTGTCATAATCTGATTAAAATGCTACAAGCATTTTTATGTGCTTGGGTTATGGCTATTTCTAATTAGACTTGGATTCTTAAATAAGAAACACAAATATTCCTATTTGACTAGTAAAGGAAAAGctcaataagaaattaaatgtttCTAATTATTCCGAAATAGCTAGCAAATATCCTCTTTGCAGGAAATTTACTGAAATTACAATCTGCTCTTGCTTAAATCACTAGGCTGCATCATCTATCTACCATTGAAAACCTATATGTTCTATTTTTATGCCTGAGAAAATCTCTCTTTCAGGTCATCGCAGCAATGGGTGGTTTTGCATACCTTATGGACAAACATGGGACCTTCAGGAATTCATTCAGTGATGGATGGGATCGTATATTGTCCAAGCATCCCATACCATTTTATTATTGCATAGGTAATGATCATggttttttcattattcaacttGTAATTAATTCCAACTACTTTAGGGGCTGAAGCATAGTTCCGCTGACTTATTGCTCGGATCAAATTCTAATCTGAATCTCTAGTGCTGTCATGTATTGaattaaaatgctttttaaGCAGCATCTATCAATTTCTGTAATTTGAAagcatttatatttaatttgatatccAAGGTTACAAAATGAAATATTGTTGGGAGGACAGATTGTACGAGTAGAAATATACTCTGAGTGAAGAGGTCTGATTGCTCTTGCTTCTGAAATTTGATTCTGGTTTTTAAACGTCTGAGTGATCTGAGCTGCATTTTTGTTGTATCTGCTGTTGTGGCATCCTCTTTGCTGCTAAGGTTATATCTTTTTGGTTGATGTGTTAGTTTTTGCTTTTGCCTGCTTGGTGGCTGTTTTTGATTTCATCTGCTATGAGTTTAATCTTTATCTGGTATTTGGTTTTTAGGTAGCCAAGCTGTTTGGTTTCTTCTGGGTTTGGCCTTGGTTTGTCGGGCATTTGTTGCTTTCTTTCATTGCTAGCTATTACTTTCTAACTTATTTATAAGCTTTTGCCTGCCTTTGCCTCCTTAATATGTTGACCTCTGATTTATCAAaaaaggagagggagaggggtGCAACTGATGGTTGTGGCACAAGGTTCATATGTTGTTTTCTCATTCTGTATCTGGTTGCTTTAGTTGCTGATTTCAGAATGGCATGCTAATCCTTGGCAAACAACCACCTAAAGTAGTCAATATTGTGTAAATTTTGTGATTGTTTTGTCTCACTGGTTTATTGGTGGTGCAGTGTTATTTGCTGTTTTTCTGTATGTTGCAAGGCAAAGCAGAAGGCATCACTTATTTTAACCCTTTTCCCTTAACATCCAGTTCAGCGCAGGATACTGGCTACTACTAAACTATTGTTGTCTGTGCTTTGTGTAAATGAATTGTAACAGGAGTACTGGCTTTCTTTGTGCTACTTGGGTTTTTTGGCCTCATACTACATTGTTCCTCCTTCAATAGTAATGATCCAAGGATGGCTGGCTGCCAGAACTGCTGTTATGGATGGGGAATTTTGGACTGTTTCCCTGCTTCCATGGAGGCGTGCTTTGCACTGGTTGTAGTTTTTGTCATCATCTTTGCCATTCTTGGAATTGCTTATGGCTTCCTTGCTGCCACCATGGCCGTTCAAAAAATTTGGCAGAGACACTACCACATCCTCACTAAGAGGGAGCTTACAAAGGTAAGCTCTGAATccttcttgtttatttttatttcattcctgCTATACATTTGTTGTCTGAACCAAGTGTGGTGAGATCTTAACAGGACttagctttcttcttcttcttcgccccccctcctttttgaGGGGTTTATTTATTTGCAGTCTAGAATTCAGAAATACTCAACTGCTCTAAAATTTTGTAGGAGTACATAGTGGAGGATCTACATGGCTCGTATACTCCAGCGAAATTGGATTCTGAACATGAAGAATGTCTGAAAATACTAAAGCTTTTATAATGATGAGTAGAGGATATGTACAAGACATGTTGGAATGAGTCTTAATTAATAGTAGTTACTTGCTACTTTGTGTAtttggaaagaagaaaaaaaagaagtaaattatgTAATGTCTTTGTTCCCTAAAAGTTGACCAGAGCAAAGGAAAGAGACATTAGTGCTCTCCTTCAGCCTTTGTCAAAACAATTGACTGACCTGAATTTCACTACTCTGTGTTATATTAATATGCATGGATCCCTGAAAGGATTAAACCACTTGCCACTGGAATCCTGTTGTGTATTTCAAATATGCAATAGCCTTGTCATTTAAATTTGCTAGTTCAGTCAACAGGATCGATCTGGATTCCCTGCATTTATCCGAGACTTGTGacgagtaaaaaaataatgaaaaagaaggGTTTTTGATAGAGCAGCTGAGGAGTCCACATTATGGGACAGAACAGAGCTGCCGGCCGGCGCTTGAGAAGTTGGTAATTCCGTTGTAAATTGTAATTGACACggaattcatttatttttcatgtagttAGACAATAAAGGTATCTTATAACGAGTTTTAAGATACAACTCCTTTTGAATCTTGTACGGGCATTATCATCTCTCACATTCGTCCGATGCTGCATCATGGGCATTTTAGTGGGTGATTGATACAACTCCTTTTGAATCTTGTACGACAGCTGTGTTCAGGAAAggaaaacacaatttttatttttaacaaatgacAGAAGAAATTAGCATGCTAGCAgctattaattcatcaaaaaggGTATGTATTGCTGTCCAACGGTAAACCACTGGCAGGGTTGGAATATTAGTTTGAAACCGTTACTCTCTTAATTTTTAGACTATAAGAAGTGTCATCCGCTTACATTTACGGTTAGCTAGCTAGCTGTTCTTAGCAATTGATTTCTCCAAGCATCATCAATCACGCCTGGGCTTGGATGCTCATTGCGTCCATTTTTCAAGCCTGTAGGTACGTGTGATAGAACGACATGGGTGGTTTTTCTGGAACTAAATAGTGTCATGCATGAATTAATAAgagttgttttttatcctaGCAATGAAGAACTTGTTCAATTCCCCATTCAAAGGCATCGTTGAAGACTTCAAAAGTAGAAAAGCTTGCTACAACCAAGATTGGAGCAATGCATTGTGTTCCGGTCCCAGGTACATACGTTACGTACATGAtcattttaacaatttaaacttcttttcttttattttcttcttttttcccccccTACAAATATTGGTTTTGATTGTTTCGATAATTGAATGTTTACGTCAGGATATTGGCTCCAACAACTTATATGTTCTTTGCTTCTGCTCTTCCTGTTATCGCTTTTGGCGAGCAACTTAGTAAAGAAACAGGTTCTTACGTGCTTCAAAGTATTTATCTGTGTGTTACGTCTCTACTTGTCACACACACACCCAATCTCCCGAATGAACTTGTTTGATTTTCTCTCTTCAGATGGAAGCTTGAGCACCGTTGACACGCTGGCTTCTACTGCTATATGTGGTATCATACACTCGTTGTTTGGTGGCCAGCCTTTGTTGATCTTAGGAGTTGCAGAGCCCACTGTAATAATGTATAGTTATTTATACAGTTTCGCAAAAGGAAACAATGCGATTGGGAAAGAGCTCTACTTGGCTTGGGTTGGATGGTAACAAAATCCAACCTCTTGCTGTTcctgtgtgtttgtgtgtgtgtgtgatcataaacaattcaaaattacaTATCTCTATAGTGCTTACAcaacatataaattaattgaatttgtgtAGGGTGTGTGTCTGGACAGCTCTCCTGCTCTTTCTTCTCGCGATATTCAATGCTTGCACAATTATCAATAGATTTACAAGGGTTGCCGGGGAACTTTTTGGCATGTTGATTGCAGTTCTTTTCATTCAACAAGCTGTGAAGGTATCTTCTCCGTCAGGAATTTTAAACGAAATGTATACAGAAACAGCACAAGTACTGCTTCATCTTTTCATAAAATTGTTGTTTCAACTGCAGGGTATATTAGGAGAATTCAGAATCCCTGAACATGAAGacccaaatttagaaaaatataattttcagtgGTTGTATACAAATGGCCTGCTAGGTGTTATATTCACCTTTGGTTTACTATATACTGGTTTAAAAAGCCGAGGGGCAAGATCATGGCAGTACGGCACTGGTTTGTGAAACGACTTGTGATTCACTTCAATAAGAACATCATGACTTTCATCtacaaaaatctaattttcatcaCCAATGCAGGATGGTTTCGGACTCTCATTGCGGACTATGGAGTTCCTTTAATGGTATTAGCATGGGCAGCATTGTCATTTGGTGTACCGGGGAAACTTCCTTCCGGTGTTCCTAGGAGGCTTGAAAGCCCTCTTCCTTGGGACACTGCATCCTTGAAGCATTGGACTGTAATCAAGGTAACGTTATGTAGATGTTTACTTTGAAACCCTTTTGAATCGCCTGTCCAGGGGgctattttcttccttttgttttggaaTGCAAATGTTTGTGTCACTTTTACATTGGTATAAACtgtatttcttttcatattaattaatcaataaatataattttctcaacTCACAATACACTATCCTCGTTTAAATTTCAGGATATGGCTAAGGTCCCACCAGCATACGTATTTGCTGCCTTCATACCCGCTGTTATGGTCGCTGGTCTTTATTTTTTCGATCATAGTGTCGCTTCACAAATGGCACAACAGAAGAACTTCAATCTCAGGAAACCATCTGCTTACCATTATGACATTTTAGTCCTCGGGGTTTTGGTATATAACCTAAATTCCTTTGCCTTCTCCAACATGTATGCAACTCCCCTCATCTCCTAGGTGAATTCATGAGGTTTTAAACTTTTCTTTCATTGAACTATCCAGACTCTGTTCTGTGGATTGATTGGACTCCCTCCATCCAATGGAGTACTCCCACAATCTCCTATGCACACGAAAAGTCTGGCTGTGCTCAGTAAACAGGTTGGTTAGGCAAGTTTGTGCTATGTCCTAtgacaaaatgatttttttaacagttTCAGTCTCATTATTTTGGAATACGAATTCAGTTGATAAGAAAGAAGATGGTAAAAGGTGCCAAGGAATGCATGAAGCAAAATGCCAGCAACTCAGAAATCTATGGCAAGATGCAGGCTGTGTTTATAGAAATCAACAGAACTCCACTGGTAACTTCACAACTTATGTAAAAAGGGCATCTATATCAATGGTTCCTGGGGCAAACTTCTGTAATCTCATCTTTTTTGGCATTCAGTTCTTATCATGGCTTTAGTTTAGTATGCAGAAGTAAGAACATGGTTAAAATttgcttcaatatttttttagcccTTGATAATGGCATCATTCTGTTGCAGCCTTCAGCAGCTAATGAGTTGAAGGACTTGAAGGATACGGCTATGAAAGATGATGATGGAGGCATTGCATATGGTAACTTTGATCCTGAAAAACATACTGATGCTCACTTGCCGGTTCAAGTTAATGAGCAAAGGTTTAGCAACCTTTTGCAATCACTTCTCGTGGGAGTATCATTGCTTGCCATGCCCATAATAAAGAAGATACCAACATCAGTGCTATGGGGATATTTTGCTTACATGGCCATTGACAGCCTCCCTGGGAACCAATTCTGGGAAAGAATCTTGCTGCTTTTCGTTACCCCTAGTCGATGTCATAAGTAAGTTGCACTTTTATAAATTCTTTCCTGTTAGGTCCTTAATTGTTTGGTATGTTGCTTGTGCATACATGGAACTCATGAAAACATTGGTTAGACAAATAAAATAGGCATTAGATGTAATTTCACATGCTAATATCCTCTCATTTTGAATCTTCTTCGAGCAGGATATTGGAAGCTCCCCATGCTTCATTTGTAGAGAATGTGCCCTTTAGGCATATTTCAATGTTTACGCTTTTCCAATTAGCATACCTTCTCATTTGTTTTGGAGTGACATGGATACCCGTTGCTGGGATATTGTTCCCCTTGCCATTCTTCCTACTTATAAGCATACGTCAGCATGTCCTTCCTAAGCTCTTTCACCCATTTTACCTTCATGAGCTGGATGCGGCTGAGTATGAGGAAATCGAGGGAGCTCCAAGACGCGGTGGTGCAGTCTCATTCAAGGTATGTGGGCTCACTGTCTTAATGAGTGAATTGCACAAGTCTAATTTCCAACTGTAGTTAATTCCTGGAATTCATTATCTTGTggaaatatttagatttaagtTACCTTCTTGCttagttttttaattgcaaATATTATTGTTAGCATATATTGTTTTGGTGATGATCCTTGTTAACTcacattattattcttttttgcaAGTTCAAATACTTCGAAACCGTGAATCGTTTCATATTCTTTTCCCTGAATTCTTCAGCactataaaattgattttacaaaaattgaaaaaaattgaattgtggtattttaaaaatcttgtcaACATGCACAAAATAAGCTTAATAGTATATTATGTTGTAACAATGATTTCAGTAAACAGAACCATATCTGTCAGTTATCTGCTTCTGAACGCAACTCTAACTCACTGCTTAGTAGTAGACTTTATACTATCACTTTATGTTGCAGCAATATTTTAGACGAATTCTAAACTTGAATCTTTGGGAATATTTATTAAGGTCAATTTCTGAGTTACAAAGAACCACCTGTGATGTCCACATTTGCAGGAACGAAATGGTTCGGTTGATGGTATAGATTTAAGTTTATGTGATTCTGAGATACTGGACGAGCTGAGCACCAGGAGAGGAGAGTTGAAGCTTATATCGAAAAGCTTCGGTGATGATAAGATTTTTCAGGTAAGACCATTCAAAATTCAGTACAGCACTATTTAAGATAAACTGTAGTGCAGTGTCGATCTgattagaaaaattttaaacatttcTAGAAAGAATAGGATTTTCTACAGGTTGAAAGACAAGATAGATATCTGCGTTTACATGAACATGGGTTTTCTGCCCATAAGAAATCAACTAGAAGTACATTGATCAGAAGAGAATTGTCTAAAAACAGTAACAAAGCATTGCCCATGTAAACAGTCTCCTGAAAGTATAGTTATCTCCAACT
The Populus nigra chromosome 3, ddPopNigr1.1, whole genome shotgun sequence genome window above contains:
- the LOC133690309 gene encoding boron transporter 4-like; the encoded protein is MYSYLYSFAKGNNAIGKELYLAWVGWVCVWTALLLFLLAIFNACTIINRFTRVAGELFGMLIAVLFIQQAVKGILGEFRIPEHEDPNLEKYNFQWLYTNGLLGVIFTFGLLYTGLKSRGARSWQYGTGWFRTLIADYGVPLMVLAWAALSFGVPGKLPSGVPRRLESPLPWDTASLKHWTVIKDMAKVPPAYVFAAFIPAVMVAGLYFFDHSVASQMAQQKNFNLRKPSAYHYDILVLGVLTLFCGLIGLPPSNGVLPQSPMHTKSLAVLSKQLIRKKMVKGAKECMKQNASNSEIYGKMQAVFIEINRTPLPSAANELKDLKDTAMKDDDGGIAYGNFDPEKHTDAHLPVQVNEQRFSNLLQSLLVGVSLLAMPIIKKIPTSVLWGYFAYMAIDSLPGNQFWERILLLFVTPSRCHKILEAPHASFVENVPFRHISMFTLFQLAYLLICFGVTWIPVAGILFPLPFFLLISIRQHVLPKLFHPFYLHELDAAEYEEIEGAPRRGGAVSFKERNGSVDGIDLSLCDSEILDELSTRRGELKLISKSFGDDKIFQVHPGEDSEGGL
- the LOC133690308 gene encoding uncharacterized protein LOC133690308, translating into MLGFESMEGPEVQQIELGRSPESHSDSDPLLPNQADSEPSSIQEISILNDDDIENGSVPCCRICLETDCEEGDELISPCMCKGTQQFVHRSCLDHWRSVKEGFAFSHCTTCKAQFHLRVALFEDNSWRKMKFRLFVTRDVVIVFLAVQTVIAAMGGFAYLMDKHGTFRNSFSDGWDRILSKHPIPFYYCIGVLAFFVLLGFFGLILHCSSFNSNDPRMAGCQNCCYGWGILDCFPASMEACFALVVVFVIIFAILGIAYGFLAATMAVQKIWQRHYHILTKRELTKEYIVEDLHGSYTPAKLDSEHEECLKILKLL